A single genomic interval of Candidatus Methylomirabilota bacterium harbors:
- a CDS encoding sigma-70 family RNA polymerase sigma factor, giving the protein MVGATEQAGFPDLELLERLKAGDEQAFAAVVDRYSAQTYRIARSITRDRQDAEEVVQDVFLTVFRKIGSFEGRSAFTTWLYRITVNAAMMKIRGRDERTEEDVEKWLPVFDGEGHHVHSVEAWSANPENLLLQQERRKVVRQAVATLPAEYRAVLALRDLQGLSGEEVAEILGLSLAAVKTRLHRARLALRGKLAAYFGVQHDQL; this is encoded by the coding sequence ATGGTGGGAGCGACTGAGCAGGCTGGATTCCCGGACTTGGAACTTCTCGAGCGGCTCAAGGCCGGGGATGAGCAAGCCTTTGCAGCCGTTGTCGACCGCTACTCTGCTCAGACCTATCGCATCGCTCGAAGCATCACGAGGGATCGCCAGGATGCCGAGGAGGTCGTGCAGGATGTTTTCTTGACGGTGTTCCGGAAGATTGGGAGCTTTGAGGGCCGGTCTGCGTTCACTACCTGGTTGTATCGGATCACCGTCAATGCCGCCATGATGAAAATCCGTGGGCGGGACGAGAGGACGGAAGAAGACGTAGAAAAATGGCTGCCGGTCTTTGACGGGGAGGGGCACCACGTGCACTCGGTGGAGGCCTGGTCAGCAAATCCGGAAAACCTCCTCCTGCAACAGGAGAGGCGCAAAGTCGTTCGTCAAGCGGTGGCAACCCTGCCAGCAGAGTATCGAGCTGTGTTGGCCCTTCGGGACCTGCAGGGGCTCTCCGGTGAAGAGGTGGCCGAGATTCTCGGGCTCAGCCTCGCCGCCGTCAAGACACGGTTGCACCGGGCTCGCCTGGCGCTCCGGGGAAAGTTGGCAGCCTACTTTGGGGTACAGCATGATCAGCTGTAA
- a CDS encoding ABC transporter ATP-binding protein, which produces MAKRLMEQAGVIRIQGVHKVFNGHQVLAGIDLNLQVCETLSVLGGSGAGKSTLLKLIAGLAKPDHGQIFLFGEDIVPLSERELLPLRKRMGVVFQGAALFDSLTVFENIAFPLRLHTTASEGEIRDRVAETLEQVGMPGIGNQYPVELSGGMKKRVGIARALALQPETVLFDEPTAGLDPQNGRMICDLIAQLHRDLCQTSVVVTHDLHCAFTISNQVAFLHSGKIIEVASPEEFRNSARPEVQAFLEGAFDRATTPRHSDWRFPWNRGVA; this is translated from the coding sequence ATGGCAAAGCGACTGATGGAGCAAGCGGGTGTCATACGGATCCAGGGGGTCCACAAGGTCTTCAACGGTCACCAGGTACTGGCCGGGATAGACCTCAACCTCCAGGTCTGCGAGACGTTGAGCGTCCTCGGGGGGAGCGGTGCCGGCAAGAGCACCCTCCTCAAATTAATCGCCGGCCTTGCCAAACCGGACCATGGACAGATCTTTCTCTTTGGGGAGGACATTGTCCCGCTGAGCGAGCGAGAGTTGCTCCCCCTCCGGAAGCGGATGGGCGTCGTCTTTCAGGGGGCAGCCCTCTTTGACTCCCTCACCGTCTTCGAGAATATCGCCTTCCCACTCAGGCTCCACACGACGGCAAGTGAAGGAGAAATTCGTGACCGCGTGGCTGAGACCCTGGAGCAGGTTGGAATGCCCGGAATCGGGAATCAGTACCCAGTGGAGCTGAGCGGGGGGATGAAGAAGCGCGTGGGCATTGCCCGGGCACTGGCGCTGCAACCGGAGACCGTCCTGTTCGACGAGCCCACGGCAGGACTCGACCCCCAGAATGGCCGGATGATCTGCGATCTTATTGCTCAACTGCACCGAGATCTCTGCCAGACCTCGGTGGTGGTGACCCACGACCTACACTGCGCCTTCACGATATCGAACCAGGTGGCATTTCTGCATAGCGGGAAGATCATCGAGGTCGCCAGTCCCGAGGAATTCCGAAATTCGGCAAGGCCTGAGGTACAGGCATTCCTGGAGGGGGCGTTCGACCGGGCGACCACGCCCCGACATTCCGACTGGAGGTTCCCATGGAATCGCGGAGTGGCGTGA
- a CDS encoding zf-HC2 domain-containing protein has translation MKDKATCQETQEYLQEFMDGTLTADQVGRLQAHLETCPACAGELTVQRKIRNHVAAGIPRREPPAELRRKVTEILTPKEAPTWRLVPRPALQWGMAFAALVLISIVSLTLLTRGERISPILIEAVNDHRSFVMRGTPPTEPTADRQQVREWLAAKVGFEVDPPAGRTAELRFMGGDVTFFLERKVACLLYSKGKTLVSLFVLPDEGVEVPRTGFRPVDGLELYVTSQDGYGVALWKKGNLLYALVTELPPDELVGVAREMARI, from the coding sequence ATGAAGGACAAAGCGACGTGTCAAGAGACTCAGGAGTACCTTCAAGAATTCATGGATGGCACCCTGACTGCGGACCAGGTAGGGCGGCTGCAGGCCCATCTGGAGACCTGTCCGGCGTGTGCGGGCGAGCTAACAGTTCAGCGTAAGATCCGAAACCATGTGGCTGCCGGGATACCCCGGCGAGAGCCCCCTGCCGAGCTTCGCCGAAAGGTGACAGAGATCCTGACCCCTAAGGAGGCGCCCACCTGGCGATTGGTGCCGAGGCCCGCCCTGCAATGGGGTATGGCGTTCGCCGCACTGGTGTTGATCAGCATCGTTTCCCTCACGCTGCTCACTCGTGGCGAGCGCATCTCGCCTATCCTGATTGAGGCCGTCAACGATCACCGCAGTTTTGTCATGCGGGGGACTCCACCGACGGAGCCCACGGCTGATCGGCAACAGGTAAGAGAATGGCTGGCGGCCAAGGTGGGCTTCGAGGTCGATCCCCCGGCGGGCCGGACAGCAGAGCTCCGGTTCATGGGGGGAGATGTGACCTTCTTCCTTGAGCGAAAGGTCGCCTGCCTGCTGTATAGCAAGGGGAAGACGCTTGTCTCCCTTTTCGTCCTGCCCGATGAGGGGGTAGAAGTGCCGCGGACAGGTTTCCGCCCGGTGGACGGGCTGGAGCTCTACGTCACGTCTCAGGACGGGTACGGCGTGGCCTTGTGGAAAAAGGGTAACCTGCTCTACGCGCTAGTCACAGAGCTTCCGCCGGACGAGCTAGTGGGTGTCGCCAGAGAGATGGCCCGGATCTAA
- a CDS encoding ABC transporter permease — translation MMRAFFGYLGGSTLLACQAVREALFPPYRFGLFVTQIHAMGVLSLVLAVVAGLFAGMVVAVQGAHELQRFGATLYIGPTVARSMVREAGPVITALLVGGKVGAGITAELGAMRVTEQVDALRAIGANYIKFLVVPRLLAGLVVFPLLTIIANVVGILGGLLVATVQLRLDYMLYWNTILDATTFQDYFSGFGKSVVFGFLVALVGCYQGLTFTGGSTELGRATTGTVVVIGISVLAVDYLLTQFFFLF, via the coding sequence ATGATGAGGGCCTTCTTCGGCTATCTCGGCGGGAGCACGCTGTTGGCATGTCAGGCCGTGCGGGAAGCGCTTTTCCCCCCCTACCGATTTGGCCTCTTCGTGACACAGATCCATGCGATGGGTGTCCTCTCGCTCGTCCTGGCCGTGGTCGCAGGCCTCTTTGCCGGGATGGTGGTCGCAGTGCAGGGAGCGCATGAGCTCCAGCGTTTCGGGGCGACCCTGTACATCGGCCCCACAGTGGCCCGGTCCATGGTCCGGGAAGCGGGCCCCGTCATAACTGCGCTCCTCGTCGGGGGCAAGGTGGGAGCAGGGATCACGGCGGAACTGGGGGCTATGCGGGTCACAGAACAGGTCGATGCCCTCCGGGCCATCGGGGCAAACTACATCAAGTTCCTGGTTGTCCCACGACTACTCGCCGGCCTGGTGGTCTTCCCGCTCCTCACCATCATCGCGAATGTCGTAGGCATCCTCGGTGGCCTCTTGGTGGCCACGGTACAGCTTCGGCTCGACTACATGCTCTACTGGAACACCATCCTCGACGCCACCACCTTTCAGGACTACTTTAGCGGATTCGGGAAGTCGGTGGTGTTCGGTTTCCTGGTCGCCTTGGTCGGCTGTTACCAGGGCCTGACCTTTACCGGGGGGAGCACCGAGCTGGGACGCGCCACGACCGGCACCGTGGTGGTCATCGGGATCTCCGTCCTGGCGGTTGACTATCTGCTGACCCAGTTCTTTTTTCTCTTCTAG
- a CDS encoding MlaD family protein, with protein sequence MESRSGVKIAVGLFVFAGLLLFAASIFFLGERGRYFAPQHPLQASFTNAGGLHKGATVRLGGVAVGRVTGIRVPRPPEQKVLVELNVAGAAIESVRRDSVARIETVGFLGDKFIEISVGTSQEPRLPDGGTLRVEEPAGFGTLVGQGQRVLGHAEGFAASMDTMLATLKDAQTAEAIASVAQDLKEFAASLERGEGALQWLTKDPASRRFVQDLGRTAEALADLSTEVKNGRGLAHALIYDPEGGKVVQEFSQTVREVHSVLQAIRGGEGAIPALLFDPKSRELVENLTETSRHLKEITAKIAQGDGTLGALLVDPTVYENLTALLEGARRSWILRWVIRSAVESGREAEQEEIQARANKK encoded by the coding sequence ATGGAATCGCGGAGTGGCGTGAAGATCGCTGTAGGACTCTTTGTCTTTGCCGGGCTTCTGCTCTTTGCGGCCTCGATCTTCTTCCTGGGGGAGCGGGGAAGATATTTTGCCCCTCAGCACCCGCTTCAGGCCTCCTTCACCAACGCAGGTGGCCTGCACAAGGGGGCCACGGTGCGCCTGGGCGGCGTGGCAGTCGGCCGCGTGACCGGGATCCGCGTGCCCCGTCCGCCCGAGCAGAAAGTGCTCGTGGAGCTGAATGTCGCCGGGGCGGCCATCGAGAGTGTCCGCCGGGACTCGGTCGCCCGGATCGAGACGGTAGGATTTTTGGGTGACAAGTTCATCGAAATCAGTGTCGGCACCTCACAAGAACCTCGTCTCCCGGACGGGGGGACCCTGAGAGTCGAAGAGCCGGCAGGCTTTGGCACCCTCGTCGGCCAAGGGCAGCGAGTACTCGGGCACGCCGAGGGGTTCGCTGCGTCCATGGATACCATGCTCGCGACATTGAAGGATGCCCAGACGGCTGAGGCCATCGCCAGTGTGGCACAGGACCTGAAGGAGTTCGCCGCATCTCTGGAGCGGGGCGAAGGGGCGCTTCAGTGGCTGACGAAGGATCCCGCCAGCCGTCGCTTTGTGCAGGACCTCGGTCGCACCGCCGAGGCGTTGGCAGACCTCTCCACCGAGGTGAAGAATGGGCGGGGACTGGCCCACGCTCTGATCTATGACCCAGAGGGTGGCAAGGTGGTCCAGGAGTTCTCGCAGACGGTGCGGGAAGTCCATTCGGTGCTCCAGGCTATCCGAGGAGGCGAAGGAGCGATCCCGGCCCTGCTGTTTGATCCGAAGTCCAGGGAGCTGGTGGAGAATCTCACGGAGACCTCCCGGCACCTCAAAGAGATTACTGCGAAGATCGCCCAGGGAGACGGGACGCTCGGGGCGTTGCTGGTCGATCCCACGGTCTATGAGAATCTGACGGCACTCCTCGAAGGGGCCCGGCGAAGCTGGATCCTTCGCTGGGTCATTCGGAGTGCCGTGGAATCGGGCCGTGAGGCCGAACAAGAAGAGATCCAGGCGAGGGCGAATAAGAAATGA
- a CDS encoding zf-HC2 domain-containing protein, which produces MISCKEITNLLADYLEEALDEQTVQALEAHLSGCRICDNFMRTYQTTTTLLRDLGEEEIPGELKDRLLRFVRERKMKNP; this is translated from the coding sequence ATGATCAGCTGTAAGGAGATCACAAATTTGCTTGCCGACTATCTGGAAGAAGCGCTGGATGAGCAAACCGTCCAGGCCCTCGAGGCCCACCTCTCGGGCTGTCGGATATGCGATAACTTTATGCGCACCTATCAAACAACCACCACGCTTTTGCGGGATCTTGGCGAGGAGGAGATCCCCGGGGAACTGAAGGACCGACTTCTTCGTTTCGTGCGGGAGCGAAAAATGAAGAACCCCTAG
- a CDS encoding glycine zipper domain-containing protein, whose amino-acid sequence MRSFLSVIALVAMLSGCAQRPLSTREQGALTGAGLGAGAGALIGSASGNAGTGAAIGAGLGLLSGALIGGAIENQRGEVATPPSTAGFAQTGVATTQPGQGQVNVSSPTTVTVDPTRGQFVNGTRWRLEVFVDADPQAVQNGGGIALNPQETRQHSMDLGAHRVIARAHVDTQFGTRTVGRYDRTIQVDPRASGWTLRFSEADFR is encoded by the coding sequence CTCTGTCCACCAGGGAGCAGGGGGCGTTGACTGGGGCCGGCCTGGGTGCGGGTGCGGGGGCGCTTATCGGCAGTGCCAGCGGCAACGCCGGAACAGGGGCCGCCATTGGGGCCGGTCTTGGCCTACTGAGCGGGGCACTTATAGGCGGGGCCATCGAGAACCAGCGGGGCGAGGTGGCGACGCCGCCCTCCACCGCAGGATTCGCTCAGACAGGTGTGGCGACGACGCAGCCGGGACAAGGGCAGGTGAACGTTAGCAGCCCGACCACGGTCACTGTAGACCCCACCAGGGGGCAGTTTGTCAACGGCACAAGGTGGCGGCTTGAGGTCTTTGTCGACGCCGACCCGCAGGCCGTGCAGAACGGAGGAGGCATCGCGTTGAACCCGCAGGAGACCCGGCAGCACAGCATGGATCTGGGGGCTCACCGGGTGATTGCCCGGGCCCATGTGGATACCCAGTTTGGCACTCGGACGGTGGGGCGGTACGACCGAACCATCCAAGTGGATCCCCGGGCCAGCGGGTGGACCCTGCGCTTTAGCGAAGCCGATTTCCGGTAA
- a CDS encoding glycosyltransferase family 2 protein — protein MTPRFSVIIPARNDAAALGQTLDYLDGLVRNDAVEVIVAASGDPGGTERAVAGRAKLLWPSGSTRSALMNAGAETARGEILFFLHADSFPPASVFELIDQALSSNDVAGGAFEHLFVERGWSLRTITWINRIRYRLTRNYYGDQGIFVRAALFREMDGYKDLRVLEDLEFTQRLKRVGRSILIPVPVLTSGRRLLARGPWRTFCFIVWLLFLHTLRLDTQRHAERWRGPGDNPPGSPCPRGRLQQGVC, from the coding sequence ATGACTCCACGATTTTCCGTCATCATTCCCGCAAGGAACGACGCCGCCGCCCTCGGCCAGACCCTTGACTACCTAGATGGCCTCGTGAGGAACGACGCGGTCGAGGTCATCGTGGCAGCCTCCGGCGACCCTGGCGGCACGGAACGCGCTGTGGCGGGGCGGGCAAAGCTCCTCTGGCCCTCGGGGTCCACACGATCCGCCCTGATGAATGCAGGTGCGGAAACCGCGCGCGGTGAAATTCTCTTCTTCCTCCATGCCGATTCCTTCCCGCCAGCGAGTGTTTTCGAGCTAATTGACCAGGCCCTGTCCAGCAATGACGTTGCTGGTGGCGCCTTCGAGCATCTCTTTGTCGAACGTGGGTGGAGCCTGCGCACCATCACGTGGATCAACCGGATCCGATATCGCTTGACCCGCAACTACTACGGAGATCAGGGCATCTTCGTACGAGCCGCCCTGTTCCGCGAAATGGACGGGTACAAGGACCTTCGGGTCTTGGAAGATCTCGAATTCACCCAGCGCCTCAAGCGGGTTGGTCGATCCATCCTGATCCCGGTGCCGGTGCTCACGTCTGGACGGCGCCTGCTCGCCCGCGGACCCTGGCGCACTTTTTGCTTCATTGTATGGTTGCTGTTTCTGCACACCCTGCGGCTCGATACCCAGCGGCATGCCGAGCGCTGGCGTGGCCCGGGAGACAATCCGCCGGGAAGCCCATGCCCCCGTGGGCGTCTGCAACAAGGAGTTTGCTGA
- a CDS encoding sigma-70 family RNA polymerase sigma factor — protein sequence MAFPLDVLKQYLSVKPGPEEDAGAFQQEAVEHLTSLYNFALGLAKNEDDAADLVQETYLRALRFRHRFQLGTNLRAWLFKILRNVFIDSYWRRRREPAMEDLEANGGSATVTEAEGVRGADAGPLNRLVRVDLNEALEQLRDPFRTAILLSDVEGLSVEEIAGIMDCPKNTVKTRLFRGRQLLRKLLSDYGS from the coding sequence ATGGCCTTTCCCCTCGATGTCTTGAAGCAATATCTCTCGGTGAAACCGGGCCCGGAGGAGGATGCGGGTGCGTTTCAGCAGGAGGCCGTGGAGCATCTCACTTCTCTGTATAACTTTGCCCTCGGGTTGGCCAAGAATGAGGATGACGCGGCGGACCTGGTCCAAGAGACCTACCTCCGGGCGCTCCGGTTCCGACACCGGTTTCAGCTGGGAACCAATCTCCGGGCCTGGCTGTTTAAGATATTGAGGAATGTCTTTATCGATAGTTACTGGCGCCGGAGACGGGAACCGGCCATGGAGGATCTGGAAGCTAACGGGGGATCCGCCACGGTGACTGAGGCGGAGGGAGTGCGTGGCGCAGACGCGGGACCCCTGAACCGCCTGGTCCGCGTCGACCTCAATGAGGCCCTCGAGCAACTGCGGGATCCGTTCCGGACGGCGATCCTCCTCTCGGACGTGGAGGGGCTGAGTGTCGAGGAGATCGCCGGGATCATGGACTGTCCCAAGAATACGGTCAAGACGCGTCTCTTTCGGGGGCGCCAGTTGCTTCGGAAACTCTTAAGCGACTACGGGAGCTGA